From Ardenticatenales bacterium:
CCACTCTGGTAATTCCGCCGGACAATCGAAAAACCCGGTTTTTTCAGTGAACTAGATGTGGATCGGCTGCCCTTCGACGCCGTGTGCCGCTTCCATCAACGCCTCGCTCAACGTCGGATGCGCATGCACATTGCGCGCGATTTCTTCCGCCGTCAACTCCGCCTGATGCGCCAGCGTTAACTCCGGCAGCAGTTCCGTCACGTCGGGGCCAACCATGTGCGCCCCCAGAATCTCGCCATAACGCGCGTCCGCAATAATCTTCACAAAACCGTCTCGTTCCCCCAATCCCAACGCCTTGCCGTTCGGCTGGAAAGGAAACTGCCCCACCTTGATCTCGTAGCCGGCCTCTTGCGCCTGCTTTTCCGTATAGCCAAAACTGGCAACCTGGGGCACGCAGTAGGTGGCGCGCGGCATCATGCGGTAATTCTCAATCGGCGTCGTGGGGTGTCCGGCAATCGTTTCCGCGGCCACAATGCCCATTGCCGAACCGACGTGCGCCAGTTTGATCGGGGAGGCCACGTCGCCAATGGCGTAGATGTTGGGCACGTTGGTGCGCATGTAGGCGTCCACGGCAATGTCACCCAACTCATTGAGGGCTACACCTACGTTTTCCAGGCCGATGTTTGTCACGTTGGCGGCAAAGCTAATCGCCAGCATGAGCTTCTCCGCCGCCAGCGTTTCCCCATTGCTCAGGCTCACGCGCACACCGTTTTCCTCTTTTTCCACGCCGCTCAGACTCGTCCCCGTGTAGAATTTGATCCCCAGACGTTTGTACGCTTTCTCCAGCACCTCGCTTACTTCCGGTTCCTCGTTGGGGAGCAGATGGGGCAGCATTTCCACAATGGTCACATCCACGCCATAATTCGCCCACATGTAGGCAAATTCGACGCCAATGGCTCCGCCGCCCACGATAACCACGCTTTGCGGCAGCGATTCGGTCATGATTGCTTCGATGTAGCTGATAATAATGGACCCATCCACACGCGCAAAAGGTAGATCCTTGGGGCGCGCACCGGTGGCAATGATGATGTTGCGCGTGGTCAGGTCCGTCTGGCCGCCATCATTCAACTGCACGCGGACGGACTCTCGCCCCGTGATGGTGGCCGTGCCTTCAAAGACTTCCACGTTGTTCTTCTTCATCAGAAAGCCGACGCCTTTGGTCAGCCGGCTAGAGACCTGGCGGCTGCGCTTGAAGGCCACGCCGTAGTCGAGGGATAGGTTATCGAAGCTGAAGCCAAATTCCTTGCCCCGATGACGCAGGGTGTGAGCCAGTTCCGCGTTCTTCAGTAGCGCTTTAGATGGGATGCAGCCAATGTTCAGGCAGACGCCGCCCAGCCACTGTTTTTCCACGATGCCCACTTTCAGGCCCAATTGCGCGGCGCGGATGGCTGCTACGTAGCCGCCTGGGCCGGCGCCGATGACGACGACGTCAAATAGATTTGCCATGCTTGTTTCTCCATGTAATCGGTCGATGTTCAGGACGCATCCGTTTGTGAGCTTCGATTTGATGGATGCGCTTGAAGGGTTCTTGTGCTACGGAAACATGCCATTTGATTTTGAGCGAACCCGATGGGCTGACGCTGGTTCCCCTGGCGACACTTGTTCAGCCTCTGGCGCTGCTATGCACTTTTCTGGTGTGGCGCGCCTCGGTTGTCTTCATTATACCTATTTCCGAAGTTGCCGGGTATCTATTCTACTCGCACCTCCCGGAAGCGCGCAGCTTGCGGAAGGTTTGGTCGCTGGGTATCTATTCTGCTCGCACTTTCCTGGAAGGTGTTTTGATGCCGGCATCCTCACCCCCCACCTTTCCCGTCACCAGCCAGTCGCCGCTAATAAGTGGCTGTCCACAATTAAATCAGCGGAAATGCGCGGACGGCGGCTAGCCATGATAGCGGCTATCATGGCTAGCCGCTATCCATGATAGCTTGGCAGTAACCGTCCGCAATAAAGCGGGAAGTTGTTTTCAGACGGTTACTACGGACGTTCATCATTCGGGTCGGGATTCCAGGAGCGCAGCGTCGCCTTGCCGGAGCGGCTACGCCCCAACGGCGTGGCAACCAGAAAGCCCAGCACCATAAAGAACTGCATCACCAACACCAGCAGCAGCATAATCCCCCCTTGAATAACCCACTCCGGCACAGCACGCGGCAAACCCCCCGCATAAGCCATTTGCGGCGTGAAAATGCCCTCGGCAAACACCCAATTGCTCACAAAATAAGCAATGACGAAGCAAATGCCCAGCCAGGTAAGCTGCAAAACCGTGCGCCCCGTGGTCCCTTTGCGACCGGCCAACTCTCTTTCGCGGACTTTTTCTAAACGCATAATATACCTCTGTGTACCTGGAAACCGGGTTTTTCTCAAAAACCCGGTTTCTTCTTCTCATCCTCCTGCAAAAGCATCAGCGCCGCCAGCCGCCCGGATGCCCCCATCACGCCACCGCCGGGATGCGTGCCGGAGCCACACTGGTAATAGCCGCGCACCGGGGTGCGATAGCGGCTCCAGCGCGCCGCCGGTCGCAGGAAAAACAACTGGTGTAGCGACAACTCGCCCTGGAAGATATTCCCCTGCGTCAGCCCCGTGGTTCGCTCAATATCCAACGGCGTCAAGACCTGGCGATGCAAAATAATGTCCTTGATGTTGGGCGCGAACTGCGCCAACGTGTCAATCACCGCATCCCCCAGCGCATCCCGCTGCTCGTCCCACGTGCCCTCTCGCAGCGCATACGGGGCATACTGGACGAACATGGACATCACGTGCTTGCCGGGTGGGGCCATTTCCGGGTCCAGCAGCGAGGGAATGATGATGTCCATGTAGGGCCGACGGGAGTGGCGGCCATATTTGGCGTCGTCGTAGGCGCGTTCCAGGTAATCAATGGTGGGGCTGATGGAGACTGCGCCGCGCAAATGGGGGCCAAAGCCGGGTAGGGCGGTGAAATTGGGCAGCCCGTCAAGCGCTAGATTGACTTTTGCCGAAGAGCCGTTGAAGCGATAAGCGCGAATATCGGCGACCAAATCCGTGGGCAGTTCCCGTTCGTCCAGCATTTGCAGGAAAGTGCGGCGTGGGTCCAGGCTGGAGACGACGTAGGGGGCATGGATTTCGTCCCCATTTTCCAGCGCCACGCCGACTGCCTGCCCATTCTTCACGATGACCTGGGCGACGCCCGCGTTGGTGCGGATTTCCGCGCCAAAGTGGCGGGCGGCCCCGGCGATGGCCTCGCTGATCGCCCCCGTGCCCCCTTTGGCGAAGCCCCAGGCGCGAAACACGCCGTCAATCTCTCCCATGTAGTGGTGCAGCAGCACGTAGGCGGTTCCCGGAGAGCGCGGACCGAGGAAGGTGCCGATGATGCCGCTGGCGGACATGGTGGCTTTTAGGGCTTCCGTCTCAAACCATTCGTCCAGATAATCGGCGGAACTCATCGTCATCAACTTGACGAAGGCGTGTAGTTCCTCCGTTTCCAGGCCGAGGAAGTGCCGGCCCAGCCGTGCCAGGTCCAGCCACTGGCGCGGATCGAAGGAGCTGATGTCCGTGGGGATGGCGCTGAGGATGGGTTTGACGGCGTAGGCCATGCGCGCCATCAGGTGGCCGTATTCGTCGTAGGCTTCGGCGTCGCGGATGGAGTGGCGGCGCAGCTCCCACATGGTCTGGTCATGGTCGCCCCAGCGCACCAGGTAGTCGCCGTTTTCCATGGGGGTGAAGGTGCTTTCCAGGGGGAGGAGGTGCAGGCCGTGCCGCGCTAACTGCAAGTCGCGTACGATTTCCGGGCGCAGCAGGCTGACGACGTAGGAGAAGACGCTGAATTTGAAGCCGGGGAAGATTTCTTCGGTGACGGCGGCCCCGCCGAGGATGTGTCGCTTTTCCAGGACAAGGACGTTTTTGCCGGCACGGGCCAGATACGCCGCCGCCACCAATCCATTATGTCCCCCGCCAATAATGATTGCATCGTATTGCTGCTTCATGCGCCCACCTTCCGCTTTCGTTCCGGGTCATAAAAAGGCGTTGGCGTCACCCGCGCTCGCGCACGACGACGCATATGCTCCACCGTCACTTCCATTTCCAGTTCCGTCCCCGCGGTCGCGTTATCGCGGCGCAGCGTGGCCAGGGCGATGTACCGCTTCAACAGGGGGGAGAAGCAAACGCTGGTGGCGTATCCCACCTCGCGGCTGCCGCTGTAGAGGGGGACGCTGCCGCGCCAGGCGGTGTGTGGGACGGCGGGGGGCAGGTGGGCGCGGGTAAAGAGGGATTCGAGCGAGGGCCAGTCTACTTCGATGCCGGCAATCGTCCATGCCGATCCCCGCTCCTTCTCCGTTTCCAGTGCCCGTCGGCCTACAAAATAGCCCGGTTTCTCCAGGTCCACGGTCCAATCCAACCCTAACTCAAACGGGCTGGATTTTTGGGAGGTGATGGTGGCGTGCCGCGCGGAGACGTAGTCCACTTCGATCAGGATCAGGCCGGCTTCGATACGGGCCATGTCCAGGGCCAACATGCCGGCAGGCGTGAGATGATATACGCCGCCAACCGCCACCAGTCGATCCCATATGTCCAGGGCGGATTGTGCCGGCATCCAAATCTCATACCCCAAATCCCCCGTATACCCCGTGCGCGAAATCGTCACCGCGTGCCCGGCAATCGACGCCTCCCTCAGGCCAAAATAGCGCAGATCATCCAGGTCCGCTTCCGCCGCCGCCGACACCACCCGGCGTGCCAACGGCCCTTGCACCGCCAACGTCGCCAGCCGCTCGGACACATCCGTTACCGTCACATCCAGGCTGCGCGCGTTCAATGCCAACCAACGCAGATTGGGGTCCGCCGCCGTCAGGCGAAAAGCATCCGGGCGTAGGCGGGCCACCACCCCGTCGTCCAGCGTCTTGCCCTGCTCATCGCACCACGTCGCATAAATAGCGCGTCCCGGGTGTAGCTTGCTTGCACTGCGGCACAGCACCCGGTTCAGCAACTTCTCCGCGTCCCGTCCCTCAATGTGATATTTGTACAGTGGAGAAACGTCAATCAACGCGGCGCTGTTGCGAATAGCATGGTACTCCCACTCCGGCGTGAGGTCATATTTGCTGGCGACCACGTAGCCCGCCCAACGTCGCCAATCATGGCTGACGCATAAGGCTTGCACACGTGGATGGAAAGGGGTTCCGCGAAGCATAAGCACTTCCTTGCGAGGTGAGTTGAAGGTCATCCGTCCGGGACCGGCGGCAGCAGTTGGTCCAGCCGCCGCAGCAGTTGGCGCGCGTCAAATGGTTTGGTCAGATAGCCGTCCACCTGGGCGACTTGCAGCCCCAGGAGCCGATCCACGCTCTTGGTCCGCGCCGTGATCACCATCACCGGCACGTTACGCATGACGGGCATTGCCTTCATCTGGCGATAAACGTGCCAGCCATCCATGTCCGGCAGCGCCAGGTCCAACAGCACCAGCGCGGGTCGTTCCCTGGCGATGCGCGCCAGACCTTCCGCCCCGTTGGCGGCTCCGATTACGCGCAAATGACGCTGGCGCAAAACCAACGTGACCAATTCGCGCACGGCTGCTTCGTCTTCAATGCACACCACTGTCCGCGTCTCTGGCATCATTTTATCCTGATCCCAATTGTAAACGATGTGGAAAGGAACACAAAGCTGTTGACAGCCCTCCTCGCTTTTGGCATAATTCTAGCCAGTTTAAGAGAAAAAAAGCGATGATGGAGACGAGTAAACGGGTTCTCTGGCTCAGCGAGCCTGCGATGGTGTGAGGCAGGCGCACAAAAACCCGTTAAAAATCCCTCCGGAGCTGCCAACCGAACGCCTTACCCGGCAAGTAGGCCTGGACGGATTCACCCCTCGTTAGCGGGGCTGCGATGTTAGCGGCGATAGCCAGACGACATTGACCGAGCGCCTGACGCCGGAGATTTTTGCCGGCGCGGGAATTTGGGTGGTACCGCGGAGATTCACGCCTTCGTCCCATGTGGGATGGAGGCGTTTTTGTTTTCCCTACCACCTTCCCGGAAGCTGTTACGAGACGATTTTAGCCTGAGACCGAGCTTCCGGGAAGGTTCCCGGTGAACGCTGGAAAGAGGAATGGTCAACAATGACGGAATTACTTTATCAAACAGATGCGTACCTGGAAACGTTCGTGGCGGAGGTGACGGCGCATGTGGATGGCGGCGTGGTGTTGGACCGCACGGCATTTTATCCGGGCGGCGGGGGGCAGCCGTGTGATTATGGCTGGCTGATGGCCGACGGCCAGACGTGGCCGGTGACGCGGGTGCGGTATGTTTCGGGGCAGCCGGTGCATCAGGTGACGGGGGAACTGCCGCCCGTGGGCGCACCCGTCACCGGCAAGCTGGACTGGGCGCGCCGCTACCAACTGATGCGCACCCACACCGCCATGCACATTCTCTGCGGCGTCATCTGGCGCGATTATCAGGCGTCCGTCACGGGCGGCAATATGGAGCCGCTGCAAGGGCGCATGGATTTCGAGTTTGAGACGATGCAAAAGGCTTTCGTGGCGGAGATTGAAGCCGCCGTGAATCGGGAGGTGGCCGCGGCGCGCATGGTCATGGTGGATATTCTGCCCCGCGAGCAGGCGTTCCAGATTCCCGACCTGATCCGCACCAAGATTAACTTGTTGCCGCCGCACATCACCGAAGTGCGCACGGTAGAAATCGTGGGGCTGGACTTGCAGGCGGATGGTGGCACGCATGTGGCGAATACGCATGAGGTTGGCCCCCTGCGCATTCCTGATTACAAGAGTAAGGGGAAGATTAACAAACGGATTTATGTTGAGTTGGCCGAATCTTTTTGAGGGAATGGCGGCGTATGCGATTCATTATTCACGAAATGCCTTATGAACGGCCGTTGCGTGCCGGCATTTTTCGCTACGAACAAGACGCCCAACCCACGGGGGCCGTCGAACAGTGGCGGCTCACCACCGTCAGCGGCGGCTACCGCTTCCTGCGCGTAGACCTGGACGCCCGCGCCGCGCCCAGCGGCCAAAGCACGCTCTATCACCTGACCATGAACGAGCGCGGCCAGCCGGAACAACTCAAATTTCGCTTCTGGGCGGACGGTATCGAAGCCAGCGGCATCCTGCTATGTGGTGACGACGCCCTCACCCTCACCCGCACCGTCAACGGCGCGCGGTACGAAGAGGAAGCGGCGGGTGATTTGACTTTCTGGCTACCCAGCAGCGTTGGCCTGGGCATGTTGGCCCGCGCCGCGCAAGAGGGCGCGCACCATCTCGCCGCCGTCACGCTGGACACACGTTCGCTGCGCTCGCCCGCGCAAGCCGAAGCCGCCTTCGCCCTGCGCCGCGCCGACCTGACCCTATGCATAGGCCCCGAGGAGGAACTGGCTGTGAGACGAGAAACCCACGTCGTCCGGCCCTTATTGATTACCTGGGACGACCAACAACGCACAATCTGGATAGATGAACACGGCTGGCCGCTGCAAATGCGCCGTCAGGACGGCCTCATTGCCCGCGAGACGCAGTACATTCGCTATCCAACCGCCAACTGACAACCGCCAACAAACACCTTTTCTCGGAGATAATCATGTCTTTTCAGGATGTGTCGAATAAAACAGATTTTGTGGCGCTGGAGCAAGAAGTTTTGCAATACTGGCGCGAGACGGATGCGTTTAACAGGCTGCGCTGGCTTCGTGCCGGCAGCAACACGCACTTTAGCTTCCTCGATGGCCCCATCACCGCCAACAACCCCATGGGCGTCCACCACGCCTGGGGCCGCACCTACAAAGATCTCTACCAACGCTACCACGCCATGAAGGGTGAAAACCAGCGCTGGCAAAACGGTTTCGACTGCCAGGGGCTGTGGGTGGAAGTGGAGGTAGAAAAAGACCTCGGCTTCAAATCGAAGCGAGACATCGAAACCTATGGCCTGGATGAGTTTGTAAAGCTGTGCAAAATGCGCGTCCTCAACTACGCCGCCGTGCAGACGGAACAGTCGCAGCGCCTGGGGTATTGGATGGATTGGAATGACCCGGACGAACTGCGCCGCCTGGCGCGACTGCTGCATGAGGACGCGCGACAGCAGATCACCGTTGTGGGCGCGCATGGCCCCGTTACCGACACGGTGGAGAACATCGTGGGGCGACTGGGGATGCCCGACTTGGGCGGCTCCTACTTCACCTTTAGCAATGAGAACAACTACCAGATTTGGGCTTTCCTGAAGAAGTGCGATGAAAATGGCTGGCTTTATAAAGGGCGCGATGTGATGCCCTGGTGTACACGCTGCGGCACGGGCATCAGCCAGCACGAAATCGTCACGGATGGCTACAAGGACGTGACGCACGACTCCGTTTTCCTCAAATTCCCCCTGCGTGGGCGGGAAAATGAGGCGCTGCTGGTGTGGACGACCACGCCGTGGACGCTGACGAGCAACGTGGCTGCCGCCGTGGGGCCGGAACTGACGTATGTGCGCGTGCGCCAGGGAGATTGGACCTACTACCTGGCGCAGGGGGCGTTGAAGAATACCCTCATCGGCGATTACGTGGTGATGGACACGCTCACGGGCGCGGAGATGGTGGGTTGGGAGTATGAGGGGCCGTTTGATGAATTGCCGGCATACACCACCGCCACATCCACCTACACCCATCGCGTCATCCCCTGGAAAGAAGTGGGTGAGGAAGAAGGCACGGGCATCGTCCACATCGCCCCCGGCTGCGGTGCGGAGGACTTCGCCCTCAGCAAAGAGCACGATCTCCCCGTGGTTGCGCCCCTGGACGAGAACGGCGTCTACGTGGATGGGTTTGGCTGGCTCATGGGCCGCTCCGCGCATGACGTGGCTGACGACATCTTCGCCGACCTGCGCCAAAAAGGCGTCTACTACCGCAAGCAGCGATACGCCCACCGCTACCCCCACTGCTGGCGCTGCCACCAGGAACTGATCTTCCGCCTGGTGGACGAATGGTTCATCAGCATGGGCGAACTGTACGACAAGCCGCGCGCGGAAGTGACAGCGGCGGAGAAGCAGGCCAGCCTGCGCTACCAGATCATGGACGTGGTGGACGAGATCAACTGGTATCCTCGTTTTGGCTATGACCGCGAGATGGATTGGCTGCGCAACATGCACGACTGGATGATCAGCAAGAAGCGGTACTGGGGTCTGGCGCTG
This genomic window contains:
- a CDS encoding alanyl-tRNA editing protein — encoded protein: MTELLYQTDAYLETFVAEVTAHVDGGVVLDRTAFYPGGGGQPCDYGWLMADGQTWPVTRVRYVSGQPVHQVTGELPPVGAPVTGKLDWARRYQLMRTHTAMHILCGVIWRDYQASVTGGNMEPLQGRMDFEFETMQKAFVAEIEAAVNREVAAARMVMVDILPREQAFQIPDLIRTKINLLPPHITEVRTVEIVGLDLQADGGTHVANTHEVGPLRIPDYKSKGKINKRIYVELAESF
- a CDS encoding response regulator, producing MMPETRTVVCIEDEAAVRELVTLVLRQRHLRVIGAANGAEGLARIARERPALVLLDLALPDMDGWHVYRQMKAMPVMRNVPVMVITARTKSVDRLLGLQVAQVDGYLTKPFDARQLLRRLDQLLPPVPDG
- a CDS encoding aminomethyl transferase family protein, which produces MLMLRGTPFHPRVQALCVSHDWRRWAGYVVASKYDLTPEWEYHAIRNSAALIDVSPLYKYHIEGRDAEKLLNRVLCRSASKLHPGRAIYATWCDEQGKTLDDGVVARLRPDAFRLTAADPNLRWLALNARSLDVTVTDVSERLATLAVQGPLARRVVSAAAEADLDDLRYFGLREASIAGHAVTISRTGYTGDLGYEIWMPAQSALDIWDRLVAVGGVYHLTPAGMLALDMARIEAGLILIEVDYVSARHATITSQKSSPFELGLDWTVDLEKPGYFVGRRALETEKERGSAWTIAGIEVDWPSLESLFTRAHLPPAVPHTAWRGSVPLYSGSREVGYATSVCFSPLLKRYIALATLRRDNATAGTELEMEVTVEHMRRRARARVTPTPFYDPERKRKVGA
- a CDS encoding NAD(P)/FAD-dependent oxidoreductase, producing the protein MKQQYDAIIIGGGHNGLVAAAYLARAGKNVLVLEKRHILGGAAVTEEIFPGFKFSVFSYVVSLLRPEIVRDLQLARHGLHLLPLESTFTPMENGDYLVRWGDHDQTMWELRRHSIRDAEAYDEYGHLMARMAYAVKPILSAIPTDISSFDPRQWLDLARLGRHFLGLETEELHAFVKLMTMSSADYLDEWFETEALKATMSASGIIGTFLGPRSPGTAYVLLHHYMGEIDGVFRAWGFAKGGTGAISEAIAGAARHFGAEIRTNAGVAQVIVKNGQAVGVALENGDEIHAPYVVSSLDPRRTFLQMLDERELPTDLVADIRAYRFNGSSAKVNLALDGLPNFTALPGFGPHLRGAVSISPTIDYLERAYDDAKYGRHSRRPYMDIIIPSLLDPEMAPPGKHVMSMFVQYAPYALREGTWDEQRDALGDAVIDTLAQFAPNIKDIILHRQVLTPLDIERTTGLTQGNIFQGELSLHQLFFLRPAARWSRYRTPVRGYYQCGSGTHPGGGVMGASGRLAALMLLQEDEKKKPGF
- the lpdA gene encoding dihydrolipoyl dehydrogenase, coding for MANLFDVVVIGAGPGGYVAAIRAAQLGLKVGIVEKQWLGGVCLNIGCIPSKALLKNAELAHTLRHRGKEFGFSFDNLSLDYGVAFKRSRQVSSRLTKGVGFLMKKNNVEVFEGTATITGRESVRVQLNDGGQTDLTTRNIIIATGARPKDLPFARVDGSIIISYIEAIMTESLPQSVVIVGGGAIGVEFAYMWANYGVDVTIVEMLPHLLPNEEPEVSEVLEKAYKRLGIKFYTGTSLSGVEKEENGVRVSLSNGETLAAEKLMLAISFAANVTNIGLENVGVALNELGDIAVDAYMRTNVPNIYAIGDVASPIKLAHVGSAMGIVAAETIAGHPTTPIENYRMMPRATYCVPQVASFGYTEKQAQEAGYEIKVGQFPFQPNGKALGLGERDGFVKIIADARYGEILGAHMVGPDVTELLPELTLAHQAELTAEEIARNVHAHPTLSEALMEAAHGVEGQPIHI